A single Mangrovimonas sp. YM274 DNA region contains:
- a CDS encoding YdeI family protein, giving the protein MSNIPELYFKTHIAWREWLMANHTQYEGVHLIFYKVNHDMDSMRWEEAVKVALCFGWIDSTVKSLGDGKRKQYFTPRNPKSVWSALNKRYIEELMESNLMHESGLKTIKIAKNNGSWTSLDDVENGIIPKDLQQAFEQHPLAFENYQNFAPSYRKGYLYWLNQAKRETTRIKRISEIVHLCANNIKTRGGY; this is encoded by the coding sequence ATGTCCAACATTCCCGAATTATATTTTAAAACCCATATTGCATGGCGAGAATGGCTCATGGCTAACCACACCCAGTATGAAGGTGTACATTTAATTTTCTATAAAGTAAACCATGACATGGACAGTATGCGTTGGGAAGAAGCCGTTAAAGTAGCACTCTGTTTTGGATGGATTGACTCCACCGTAAAAAGCTTGGGAGATGGTAAACGGAAACAATATTTTACGCCAAGGAACCCTAAAAGTGTATGGAGCGCTTTGAACAAACGATACATTGAAGAACTTATGGAATCCAACCTAATGCATGAAAGTGGTCTAAAAACAATAAAAATTGCGAAGAACAACGGCAGTTGGACAAGTTTGGACGATGTGGAAAACGGCATCATCCCCAAAGATCTTCAACAAGCCTTTGAACAGCATCCACTAGCCTTTGAAAACTACCAAAACTTTGCGCCGTCCTATAGAAAAGGATATTTATATTGGTTGAACCAAGCCAAGCGTGAAACTACTAGGATCAAGCGCATTTCTGAAATTGTACACCTTTGCGCCAACAATATTAAAACTAGAGGGGGCTATTAA
- a CDS encoding VWA domain-containing protein — MKTNSYIFKGFVFKSYEAPEQSIFDKLLEIFMELITHTSGDFDEAIDWLRQLDKEYNLTSEDYNIDDFIEDLKKKGYIREELRPDGEGGMGITSKTEQAIRKAALDQIFGKIKRSGQGNHRSKSPGIGDEHTGDYREYQFGDALDRVSMTESLKNAQINHGLGNFSLSEDDLVVEETLHKSQMSTVLMIDISHSMILYGEDRITPAKKVAMALAELITTRYPKDTLDILVFGNDAWQIQIKDLPYLQVGPYHTNTVAGLQLAMDLLRRKRNTNKQIFMITDGKPSCLHLPNGEYYKNSYGLDEVIVNKCYAMAQQARKLHIPITTFMIAQDNYLMQFVREFTYANQGKAFYTGLKGLGEMIFEDYETNRKKRIRG; from the coding sequence ATGAAAACAAACAGTTACATTTTTAAGGGCTTTGTCTTTAAAAGCTATGAGGCACCGGAGCAATCTATATTTGATAAGCTCCTAGAGATTTTTATGGAATTGATAACCCATACTTCAGGTGATTTTGATGAGGCTATCGATTGGTTGAGGCAATTGGATAAGGAATACAATCTAACTTCCGAGGATTACAACATCGATGATTTTATTGAAGACCTTAAAAAGAAGGGCTATATCAGGGAAGAACTGCGCCCTGACGGAGAAGGAGGTATGGGGATTACATCAAAGACAGAACAAGCCATAAGAAAAGCTGCCTTGGACCAAATTTTTGGAAAGATCAAGCGTAGCGGCCAGGGTAACCATAGAAGTAAAAGTCCGGGAATAGGCGATGAGCACACTGGCGATTATCGGGAATACCAGTTTGGAGATGCTTTGGACCGTGTTTCTATGACTGAAAGTCTTAAGAATGCTCAAATTAACCATGGGCTGGGAAATTTTAGCCTGTCGGAGGACGATTTGGTTGTGGAGGAAACCCTTCACAAATCCCAAATGAGTACGGTTTTAATGATTGATATCAGCCACAGTATGATTCTCTATGGGGAAGATCGTATTACCCCAGCCAAAAAAGTAGCTATGGCATTGGCCGAATTAATTACTACGAGGTACCCAAAAGACACTTTGGATATTTTAGTATTTGGTAATGATGCATGGCAAATTCAAATTAAGGATTTACCTTATTTGCAAGTTGGACCCTATCACACCAATACCGTAGCAGGGTTGCAATTGGCAATGGATTTGTTGAGACGTAAGCGAAATACAAACAAACAGATTTTCATGATTACCGATGGAAAGCCTAGTTGTTTGCATTTACCAAATGGAGAATATTACAAAAATAGCTACGGATTGGACGAGGTCATTGTTAACAAGTGTTATGCTATGGCGCAACAAGCTAGAAAACTGCATATTCCTATCACCACATTTATGATTGCTCAAGACAATTACTTAATGCAATTTGTAAGAGAGTTTACCTATGCCAACCAAGGAAAGGCCTTTTATACAGGTTTAAAAGGTTTAGGTGAAATGATCTTTGAGGATTATGAAACCAATAGAAAGAAAAGAATTAGGGGGTAG
- a CDS encoding magnesium chelatase: protein MNRTEITTLGALKKAGYKYQSIKDELRNNLIEKLKGDEPTFEGVHGYEHTVIPELERAILSRHNINLLGLRGQAKTRLTRLMVNLLDEYIPVVKGSEINDDPQRPLSRYAHELIKEKGDDTPIVWLHRSERFAEKLATPDVTVADIIGDVDPIKAANLKLSYADDRVIHYGMIPRANRCIFVINELPDLQARIQVALFNILQEGDIQIRGFKLRLPLDIQFVFTANPEDYTNRGSIVTPLKDRIGSQILTHYPQDIETAKLITQQEAKLDSRQSKNILIPELAKDLLEQVAFAARDSEYIDAKSGVSARLGITAYENLLSTAERRALQCEDATTTVRMGDFMGIIPSITGKVELVYEGEQEGASVVAYNLIGDAVKSLFVEIFPKIEKLKKETDVTPYDDIVSWFFNQKEGFELLDDVPDRDYKAMLDSIAPLDTLLNAYVPDIEPSEKYFVKEFVLWALVEFKQLSKFRFTEGIQFKDPYGSFFGGI from the coding sequence ATGAACAGAACAGAGATTACCACTTTGGGGGCTTTAAAAAAAGCAGGTTACAAATACCAATCCATTAAAGATGAGCTGCGGAATAACCTTATTGAAAAGCTTAAAGGGGATGAACCTACTTTTGAAGGTGTACACGGCTATGAGCATACGGTCATTCCAGAATTGGAGCGGGCCATTTTATCTCGACACAATATTAATTTATTGGGGTTAAGGGGGCAGGCAAAAACACGATTGACTCGTTTGATGGTTAATTTATTGGACGAATATATTCCAGTGGTAAAAGGTTCAGAAATCAATGACGACCCTCAAAGGCCCTTGTCTAGGTATGCCCATGAACTTATTAAGGAGAAAGGCGATGATACCCCTATTGTATGGTTGCATCGCAGTGAACGTTTTGCTGAAAAATTGGCAACACCAGATGTTACGGTAGCTGATATTATTGGGGATGTAGACCCAATTAAAGCAGCTAACCTTAAATTGAGTTATGCCGATGACCGCGTCATCCATTATGGGATGATTCCAAGAGCCAATCGCTGTATTTTTGTCATTAACGAGCTACCGGATTTGCAGGCAAGGATTCAAGTAGCCTTATTTAATATTCTTCAGGAAGGGGACATTCAAATACGTGGTTTTAAACTGCGTTTGCCTTTGGATATCCAATTCGTTTTTACGGCAAATCCGGAGGATTATACCAACAGAGGAAGTATTGTGACTCCACTCAAAGACCGTATAGGTTCACAAATATTAACGCATTACCCTCAAGATATTGAGACCGCAAAGTTAATTACCCAACAGGAAGCCAAATTGGATTCCAGACAGTCCAAAAACATTTTAATTCCAGAATTGGCAAAGGATTTATTGGAGCAGGTTGCTTTTGCAGCTAGGGATAGTGAATATATAGATGCCAAAAGTGGTGTAAGTGCCCGTTTAGGAATTACGGCCTATGAGAATTTATTGAGTACAGCCGAGCGCCGAGCATTGCAATGTGAGGATGCCACAACAACCGTGCGCATGGGTGATTTTATGGGTATCATTCCTTCTATAACAGGAAAGGTAGAATTGGTGTATGAAGGAGAGCAGGAAGGGGCTTCGGTAGTGGCCTACAACCTAATAGGTGACGCCGTAAAATCATTGTTTGTTGAAATCTTTCCAAAGATTGAAAAATTGAAAAAGGAGACCGATGTTACTCCTTATGATGATATTGTATCTTGGTTTTTCAATCAAAAGGAAGGTTTTGAATTGTTGGACGATGTACCTGATAGAGATTATAAAGCCATGTTGGATAGCATAGCCCCATTGGACACTTTATTGAACGCCTATGTACCAGATATAGAACCTTCCGAAAAATATTTTGTAAAGGAGTTTGTGCTATGGGCCTTGGTAGAGTTTAAGCAGTTGAGCAAATTTCGATTTACCGAGGGGATTCAGTTTAAGGATCCTTACGGTAGTTTTTTTGGGGGCATTTAA